From a single Vitis vinifera cultivar Pinot Noir 40024 chromosome 18, ASM3070453v1 genomic region:
- the LOC100264280 gene encoding N-glycosylase/DNA lyase OGG1 isoform X6, with the protein MHSLKLPPTMKRRRPIPQPPSTPPTPTLLKTLVSNSKPTSNSSKKPMILIKTPQTPPPTTPISPKWVPLNIAKSELSLALTFPTGQTFRWKQTTPLQYTGVIGSHLISLKHLQNGDVAYLIHQSPSEENARSALLDFLNVGISLSEMWEVFKASDSRFAELAQYLGGARVLRQDPLECLIQFLCSSNNNIGRITKMVDFVSSLGNYLGSVGGFDFYEFPSLDRLSMVSEEDFREAGFGYRAKYIIGTVKALQSKSGGGIEWLASLREMDLQEVVDALSTLPGVGPKVAACIALFSLDQHHAIPVDTHVWQNADVKIF; encoded by the exons ATGCACTCACTGAAACTGCCGCCAACAATGAAGAGAAGAAGACCCATTCCACAACCGCCTTCAACCCCTCCAACCCCAACCCTCCTCAAAACCCTAGTTTCCAACAGCAAACCCACTTCAAACTCCTCCAAGAAACCCATGATCCTCATCAAGACCCCACAAACGCCACCACCCACAACCCCAATATCACCCAAATGGGTGCCTCTCAATATTGCCAAATCGGAGCTCTCCCTTGCTCTTACCTTCCCAACTGGCCAAACCTTCAGGTGGAAGCAAACCACCCCTCTTCAGTACACTGGCGTCATTGGATCCCACCTCATCTCCCTCAAACACCTTCAAAACGGCGACGTTGCCTACCTCATTCATCAGAGCCCGTCGGAGGAGAATGCCAGGTCGGCTTTGTTGGATTTTCTCAATGTGGGTATTTCTCTGAGCGAAATGTGGGAGGTGTTCAAGGCTTCGGATTCGAGGTTTGCGGAATTGGCACAATATTTGGGTGGTGCAAGGGTGCTTAGGCAGGACCCACTTGAATGTTTGATTCAGTTTTTGTGTTCATCGAATAACAATATTGGGAGGATTACCAAAATGGTGGATTTTGTTTCGTCGTTGGGAAATTATCTGGGGAGTGTTGGGGGTTTTGATTTTTACGAGTTCCCATCTCTGGATCGGCTATCCATGGTTTCAGAGGAAGATTTTAGAGAGGCTGGCTTCGGTTACAG GGCCAAATACATAATTGGCACTGTCAAAGCTTTGCAGTCAAAGTCTGGTGGAGGCATAGAGTGGCTTGCTTCCCTTCGTGAAATGGACCTTCAAGAGGTGGTTGATGCCCTTTCCACTCTACCTGGTGTTGGTCCCAAGGTGGCAGCATGCATTGCTCTCTTTTCACTGGATCAGCATCATGCCATTCCTGTTGATACGCATGTGTGGCAG AATGCTGATGTGAAAATATTCTAA
- the LOC100262510 gene encoding beta-galactosidase 16, with amino-acid sequence MLRDMGCWWWWWFAVLSSAVASVCGGEVTYDGRSLIINGQRKILFSGSIHYPRSTPEMWPSLISQAKQGGIDVIETYVFWNQHEPKPGQYDFSGRRDIVRFIREVQAQGLYACLRIGPFIQAEWNYGGFPFWLHDVPGIVYRTDNEPFKFYMRNFTTKIVEIMKSENLYASQGGPIILQQIENEYKTVEANFGEAGKRYVLWAANMAVGLETGVPWVMCKQDDAPDPVINSCNGRLCGETFAGPNSPNKPAIWTENWTSSYPLFGEDARPRPVEDIAFHVALFVAKMNGSFINYYMYHGGTNFGRTASAYVQTAYYDEAPLDEYGLIQQPTWGHLKELHAAVKLCSETLLQGAQSNLSLGTKLQEAYVFRGQSGKCAAFLVNNDSRTDVTVVFQNTSYELPRKSISILPDCKNEAFNTAKISTQQNTRSIQTVTKFNSTEQWEEYKESILNFDDTSSRANTLLEHMNTTKDASDYLWYTFRYNNDPSNGQSVLSTNSRAHALHAFINGRHTGSQHGSSSNLSFSLDNTVSFRAGINNVSLLSVMVGLPDSGAYLERRVAGLRRVRIQSNGSLKDFTNNPWGYQVGLLGEKLQIYTDVGSQKVQWSKFGSSTSGLLTWYKTVFDAPAGNEPVALNLVSMRKGEVWVNGQSIGRYWVSFLTPSGKPSQIWYHIPRSFLKPTGNLLVLLEEETGHPVGISIGKVSIPKICGHVSESHLPPVISRVIYKKHENHHGRRPKVQLRCPSNRNISRILFASFGTPSGDCQSYAVGSCHSSNSRSNVEKACLGKGMCSVPLSYKRFGGDPCPGTPKALLVDVQCT; translated from the exons ATGCTAAGAGATATGGGttgttggtggtggtggtggtttgCGGTGCTGTCGTCGGCTGTGGCCTCCGTGTGCGGCGGAGAGGTGACCTACGACGGCAGGTCTCTGATCATCAATGGCCAACGCAAGATTCTTTTCTCTGGTTCTATTCACTATCCTAGAAGCACCCCTGAG ATGTGGCCATCTTTGATCTCGCAAGCCAAACAAGGAGGAATTGACGTGATAGAAACATATGTGTTCTGGAACCAGCATGAGCCCAAACCAGGACAG TATGATTTCAGTGGAAGACGTGATATAGTGAGATTCATCAGGGAAGTTCAAGCACAAGGCCTCTATGCATGCCTTCGAATTGGACCCTTCATCCAGGCTGAATGGAATTATgg AGGTTTTCCATTTTGGTTGCATGATGTTCCGGGCATTGTTTATCGAACTGATAACGAACCATTCAAG TTTTATATGCGAAACTTTACAACAAAGATTGTGGAAATAATGAAATCAGAGAACTTGTATGCTTCACAAGGCGGTCCTATCATATTACAACAG ATCGAGAACGAGTACAAAACAGTGGAAGCAAACTTTGGAGAGGCCGGGAAGAGGTATGTTCTTTGGGCAGCCAATATGGCTGTGGGGCTTGAGACTGGTGTGCCATGGGTGATGTGCAAGCAAGATGATGCTCCTGACCCTGTG ATCAATTCATGCAATGGTAGACTATGCGGAGAAACATTTGCAGGACCCAACTCACCAAATAAGCCAGCAATCTGGACAGAAAACTGGACATCTAG CTATCCATTATTTGGCGAAGATGCACGCCCAAGACCTGTGGAAGACATTGCATTTCATGTTGCACTATTTGTTGCTAAGATGAATGGGAGCTTCATAAATTATTACATG TATCATGGAGGAACCAATTTTGGAAGAACAGCCTCTGCATACGTACAGACAGCTTATTACGATGAAGCTCCTCTTGATGAGTACG GTTTGATTCAGCAACCAACATGGGGTCATCTAAAGGAATTGCATGCTGCAGTAAAACTATGCTCAGAGACTTTACTTCAGGGAGCCCAGTCCAATTTGTCCTTGGGTACCAAACTACAAGAA GCCTATGTTTTTAGGGGACAATCAGGCAAATGTGCTGCCTTTCTTGTGAACAATGACAGTAGAACAGATGTCACAGTGGTCTTTCAAAATACTTCTTATGAACTGCCTAGAAAATCAATCAGCATCCTGCCAGACTGCAAGAATGAAGCATTCAACACTGCAAAG ATAAGCACACAACAAAATACAAGATCAATCCAAACAGTCACAAAGTTTAATTCAACTGAACAATGGGAAGAATATAAAGAAAGTATCCTCAACTTTGATGATACTTCATCAAGAGCAAACACGTTACTAGAGCACATGAATACAACGAAGGACGCATCTGATTACCTTTGGTATACTTTCAG GTATAACAATGATCCCTCTAATGGACAATCCGTGCTTAGTACAAATTCCCGTGCACATGCTTTGCATGCATTTATCAATGGAAGGCATACTG GATCTCAACATGGAAGCAGTAGCAATTTGAGTTTCTCTCTGGATAATACTGTTTCTTTTAGGGCTGGGATAAACAATGTCTCATTACTTAGCGTAATGGTTGGCTTACCG GATTCAGGAGCATATCTTGAGCGTAGGGTTGCTGGATTACGTAGGGTGCGGATTCAAAGCAACGGTAGCTTAAAAGATTTCACCAACAACCCTTGGGGGTATCAG GTTGGACTGTTGGGAGAGAAATTACAGATTTACACAGATGTAGGATCACAAAAGGTTCAATGGAGTAAGTTTGGAAGCTCCACAAGTGGACTGCTCACGTGGTATAAG ACTGTATTTGATGCACCTGCCGGGAATGAACCAGTTGCATTGAACCTTGTTTCCATGAGAAAAGGTGAAGTTTGGGTTAATGGACAAAGCATTGGTCGTTATTGGGTCTCCTTCCTTACCCCCAGTGGAAAGCCTTCACAAATATG GTACCATATACCTCGATCCTTCCTCAAACCTACAGGGAACCTATTAGTTCTACTAGAAGAAGAAACAGGGCACCCTGTTGGGATTTCAATAGGCAAagtttcaatcccaaaaatatGCGGGCATGTTTCAGAATCTCATCTGCCCCCAGTAATTTCAAGGGTGATATATAAGAAGCATGAAAACCACCATGGCAGGAGACCTAAAGTTCAGCTTCGTTGTCCTTCAAATAGAAACATCTCCAGAATTTTATTTGCAAGCTTTGGAACCCCTTCAGGTGATTGTCAAAGTTATGCTGTTGGAAGCTGTCACTCATCCAACTCTCGATCCAATGTGGAGAAG GCCTGTCTAGGGAAAGGGATGTGTTCAGTTCCTCTCTCATACAAAAGATTTGGTGGTGACCCATGTCCTGGAACTCCAAAAGCTCTCTTAGTTGATGTACAATGCACATGA
- the LOC100264280 gene encoding N-glycosylase/DNA lyase OGG1 isoform X3, whose translation MHSLKLPPTMKRRRPIPQPPSTPPTPTLLKTLVSNSKPTSNSSKKPMILIKTPQTPPPTTPISPKWVPLNIAKSELSLALTFPTGQTFRWKQTTPLQYTGVIGSHLISLKHLQNGDVAYLIHQSPSEENARSALLDFLNVGISLSEMWEVFKASDSRFAELAQYLGGARVLRQDPLECLIQFLCSSNNNIGRITKMVDFVSSLGNYLGSVGGFDFYEFPSLDRLSMVSEEDFREAGFGYRAKYIIGTVKALQSKSGGGIEWLASLREMDLQEVVDALSTLPGVGPKVAACIALFSLDQHHAIPVDTHVWQIATRYLIPELAGARLTPKLCSRVADAFVSKYGKYAGWAQTLLFIAELPSQKTILPPKFWAIEENKDTNIKASTTGNGPCGSSLSITKSC comes from the exons ATGCACTCACTGAAACTGCCGCCAACAATGAAGAGAAGAAGACCCATTCCACAACCGCCTTCAACCCCTCCAACCCCAACCCTCCTCAAAACCCTAGTTTCCAACAGCAAACCCACTTCAAACTCCTCCAAGAAACCCATGATCCTCATCAAGACCCCACAAACGCCACCACCCACAACCCCAATATCACCCAAATGGGTGCCTCTCAATATTGCCAAATCGGAGCTCTCCCTTGCTCTTACCTTCCCAACTGGCCAAACCTTCAGGTGGAAGCAAACCACCCCTCTTCAGTACACTGGCGTCATTGGATCCCACCTCATCTCCCTCAAACACCTTCAAAACGGCGACGTTGCCTACCTCATTCATCAGAGCCCGTCGGAGGAGAATGCCAGGTCGGCTTTGTTGGATTTTCTCAATGTGGGTATTTCTCTGAGCGAAATGTGGGAGGTGTTCAAGGCTTCGGATTCGAGGTTTGCGGAATTGGCACAATATTTGGGTGGTGCAAGGGTGCTTAGGCAGGACCCACTTGAATGTTTGATTCAGTTTTTGTGTTCATCGAATAACAATATTGGGAGGATTACCAAAATGGTGGATTTTGTTTCGTCGTTGGGAAATTATCTGGGGAGTGTTGGGGGTTTTGATTTTTACGAGTTCCCATCTCTGGATCGGCTATCCATGGTTTCAGAGGAAGATTTTAGAGAGGCTGGCTTCGGTTACAG GGCCAAATACATAATTGGCACTGTCAAAGCTTTGCAGTCAAAGTCTGGTGGAGGCATAGAGTGGCTTGCTTCCCTTCGTGAAATGGACCTTCAAGAGGTGGTTGATGCCCTTTCCACTCTACCTGGTGTTGGTCCCAAGGTGGCAGCATGCATTGCTCTCTTTTCACTGGATCAGCATCATGCCATTCCTGTTGATACGCATGTGTGGCAG ATTGCTACCAGATATCTCATCCCTGAGCTTGCAGGTGCCCGTCTGACACCTAAGCTTTGCAGTCGTGTGGCAGATGCATTTGTGAGCAAATATGGGAAATATGCTGGTTGGGCACAAACTCTACTCTTCATTGCTGAATTACCTTCACAAAAGACAATTCTACCACCAAAATTTTGGGCTATTGAGGAGAATAAAGACACTAACATAAAAGCTAGTACAACAGGTAATGGACCTTGTGGTAGTAGCCTGAGTATAACTAAAAGTTGCTAA
- the LOC100264280 gene encoding N-glycosylase/DNA lyase OGG1 isoform X2 — translation MHSLKLPPTMKRRRPIPQPPSTPPTPTLLKTLVSNSKPTSNSSKKPMILIKTPQTPPPTTPISPKWVPLNIAKSELSLALTFPTGQTFRWKQTTPLQYTGVIGSHLISLKHLQNGDVAYLIHQSPSEENARSALLDFLNVGISLSEMWEVFKASDSRFAELAQYLGGARVLRQDPLECLIQFLCSSNNNIGRITKMVDFVSSLGNYLGSVGGFDFYEFPSLDRLSMVSEEDFREAGFGYRAKYIIGTVKALQSKSGGGIEWLASLREMDLQEVVDALSTLPGVGPKVAACIALFSLDQHHAIPVDTHVWQIATRYLIPELAGARLTPKLCSRVADAFVSKYGKYAGWAQTLLFIAELPSQKTILPPKFWAIEENKDTNIKASTTVTRGSSEGIAP, via the exons ATGCACTCACTGAAACTGCCGCCAACAATGAAGAGAAGAAGACCCATTCCACAACCGCCTTCAACCCCTCCAACCCCAACCCTCCTCAAAACCCTAGTTTCCAACAGCAAACCCACTTCAAACTCCTCCAAGAAACCCATGATCCTCATCAAGACCCCACAAACGCCACCACCCACAACCCCAATATCACCCAAATGGGTGCCTCTCAATATTGCCAAATCGGAGCTCTCCCTTGCTCTTACCTTCCCAACTGGCCAAACCTTCAGGTGGAAGCAAACCACCCCTCTTCAGTACACTGGCGTCATTGGATCCCACCTCATCTCCCTCAAACACCTTCAAAACGGCGACGTTGCCTACCTCATTCATCAGAGCCCGTCGGAGGAGAATGCCAGGTCGGCTTTGTTGGATTTTCTCAATGTGGGTATTTCTCTGAGCGAAATGTGGGAGGTGTTCAAGGCTTCGGATTCGAGGTTTGCGGAATTGGCACAATATTTGGGTGGTGCAAGGGTGCTTAGGCAGGACCCACTTGAATGTTTGATTCAGTTTTTGTGTTCATCGAATAACAATATTGGGAGGATTACCAAAATGGTGGATTTTGTTTCGTCGTTGGGAAATTATCTGGGGAGTGTTGGGGGTTTTGATTTTTACGAGTTCCCATCTCTGGATCGGCTATCCATGGTTTCAGAGGAAGATTTTAGAGAGGCTGGCTTCGGTTACAG GGCCAAATACATAATTGGCACTGTCAAAGCTTTGCAGTCAAAGTCTGGTGGAGGCATAGAGTGGCTTGCTTCCCTTCGTGAAATGGACCTTCAAGAGGTGGTTGATGCCCTTTCCACTCTACCTGGTGTTGGTCCCAAGGTGGCAGCATGCATTGCTCTCTTTTCACTGGATCAGCATCATGCCATTCCTGTTGATACGCATGTGTGGCAG ATTGCTACCAGATATCTCATCCCTGAGCTTGCAGGTGCCCGTCTGACACCTAAGCTTTGCAGTCGTGTGGCAGATGCATTTGTGAGCAAATATGGGAAATATGCTGGTTGGGCACAAACTCTACTCTTCATTGCTGAATTACCTTCACAAAAGACAATTCTACCACCAAAATTTTGGGCTATTGAGGAGAATAAAGACACTAACATAAAAGCTAGTACAACAG TCACAAGAGGTTCATCCGAAGGTATAGCTCCTTGA
- the LOC100264280 gene encoding N-glycosylase/DNA lyase OGG1 isoform X4: MHSLKLPPTMKRRRPIPQPPSTPPTPTLLKTLVSNSKPTSNSSKKPMILIKTPQTPPPTTPISPKWVPLNIAKSELSLALTFPTGQTFRWKQTTPLQYTGVIGSHLISLKHLQNGDVAYLIHQSPSEENARSALLDFLNVGISLSEMWEVFKASDSRFAELAQYLGGARVLRQDPLECLIQFLCSSNNNIGRITKMVDFVSSLGNYLGSVGGFDFYEFPSLDRLSMVSEEDFREAGFGYRAKYIIGTVKALQSKSGGGIEWLASLREMDLQEVVDALSTLPGVGPKVAACIALFSLDQHHAIPVDTHVWQIATRYLIPELAGARLTPKLCSRVADAFVSKYGKYAGWAQTLLFIAELPSQKTILPPKFWAIEENKDTNIKASTTG; encoded by the exons ATGCACTCACTGAAACTGCCGCCAACAATGAAGAGAAGAAGACCCATTCCACAACCGCCTTCAACCCCTCCAACCCCAACCCTCCTCAAAACCCTAGTTTCCAACAGCAAACCCACTTCAAACTCCTCCAAGAAACCCATGATCCTCATCAAGACCCCACAAACGCCACCACCCACAACCCCAATATCACCCAAATGGGTGCCTCTCAATATTGCCAAATCGGAGCTCTCCCTTGCTCTTACCTTCCCAACTGGCCAAACCTTCAGGTGGAAGCAAACCACCCCTCTTCAGTACACTGGCGTCATTGGATCCCACCTCATCTCCCTCAAACACCTTCAAAACGGCGACGTTGCCTACCTCATTCATCAGAGCCCGTCGGAGGAGAATGCCAGGTCGGCTTTGTTGGATTTTCTCAATGTGGGTATTTCTCTGAGCGAAATGTGGGAGGTGTTCAAGGCTTCGGATTCGAGGTTTGCGGAATTGGCACAATATTTGGGTGGTGCAAGGGTGCTTAGGCAGGACCCACTTGAATGTTTGATTCAGTTTTTGTGTTCATCGAATAACAATATTGGGAGGATTACCAAAATGGTGGATTTTGTTTCGTCGTTGGGAAATTATCTGGGGAGTGTTGGGGGTTTTGATTTTTACGAGTTCCCATCTCTGGATCGGCTATCCATGGTTTCAGAGGAAGATTTTAGAGAGGCTGGCTTCGGTTACAG GGCCAAATACATAATTGGCACTGTCAAAGCTTTGCAGTCAAAGTCTGGTGGAGGCATAGAGTGGCTTGCTTCCCTTCGTGAAATGGACCTTCAAGAGGTGGTTGATGCCCTTTCCACTCTACCTGGTGTTGGTCCCAAGGTGGCAGCATGCATTGCTCTCTTTTCACTGGATCAGCATCATGCCATTCCTGTTGATACGCATGTGTGGCAG ATTGCTACCAGATATCTCATCCCTGAGCTTGCAGGTGCCCGTCTGACACCTAAGCTTTGCAGTCGTGTGGCAGATGCATTTGTGAGCAAATATGGGAAATATGCTGGTTGGGCACAAACTCTACTCTTCATTGCTGAATTACCTTCACAAAAGACAATTCTACCACCAAAATTTTGGGCTATTGAGGAGAATAAAGACACTAACATAAAAGCTAGTACAACAG GATGA
- the LOC100264280 gene encoding N-glycosylase/DNA lyase OGG1 isoform X1, with protein sequence MHSLKLPPTMKRRRPIPQPPSTPPTPTLLKTLVSNSKPTSNSSKKPMILIKTPQTPPPTTPISPKWVPLNIAKSELSLALTFPTGQTFRWKQTTPLQYTGVIGSHLISLKHLQNGDVAYLIHQSPSEENARSALLDFLNVGISLSEMWEVFKASDSRFAELAQYLGGARVLRQDPLECLIQFLCSSNNNIGRITKMVDFVSSLGNYLGSVGGFDFYEFPSLDRLSMVSEEDFREAGFGYRAKYIIGTVKALQSKSGGGIEWLASLREMDLQEVVDALSTLPGVGPKVAACIALFSLDQHHAIPVDTHVWQIATRYLIPELAGARLTPKLCSRVADAFVSKYGKYAGWAQTLLFIAELPSQKTILPPKFWAIEENKDTNIKASTTGKVGYSAMVGGNCENL encoded by the exons ATGCACTCACTGAAACTGCCGCCAACAATGAAGAGAAGAAGACCCATTCCACAACCGCCTTCAACCCCTCCAACCCCAACCCTCCTCAAAACCCTAGTTTCCAACAGCAAACCCACTTCAAACTCCTCCAAGAAACCCATGATCCTCATCAAGACCCCACAAACGCCACCACCCACAACCCCAATATCACCCAAATGGGTGCCTCTCAATATTGCCAAATCGGAGCTCTCCCTTGCTCTTACCTTCCCAACTGGCCAAACCTTCAGGTGGAAGCAAACCACCCCTCTTCAGTACACTGGCGTCATTGGATCCCACCTCATCTCCCTCAAACACCTTCAAAACGGCGACGTTGCCTACCTCATTCATCAGAGCCCGTCGGAGGAGAATGCCAGGTCGGCTTTGTTGGATTTTCTCAATGTGGGTATTTCTCTGAGCGAAATGTGGGAGGTGTTCAAGGCTTCGGATTCGAGGTTTGCGGAATTGGCACAATATTTGGGTGGTGCAAGGGTGCTTAGGCAGGACCCACTTGAATGTTTGATTCAGTTTTTGTGTTCATCGAATAACAATATTGGGAGGATTACCAAAATGGTGGATTTTGTTTCGTCGTTGGGAAATTATCTGGGGAGTGTTGGGGGTTTTGATTTTTACGAGTTCCCATCTCTGGATCGGCTATCCATGGTTTCAGAGGAAGATTTTAGAGAGGCTGGCTTCGGTTACAG GGCCAAATACATAATTGGCACTGTCAAAGCTTTGCAGTCAAAGTCTGGTGGAGGCATAGAGTGGCTTGCTTCCCTTCGTGAAATGGACCTTCAAGAGGTGGTTGATGCCCTTTCCACTCTACCTGGTGTTGGTCCCAAGGTGGCAGCATGCATTGCTCTCTTTTCACTGGATCAGCATCATGCCATTCCTGTTGATACGCATGTGTGGCAG ATTGCTACCAGATATCTCATCCCTGAGCTTGCAGGTGCCCGTCTGACACCTAAGCTTTGCAGTCGTGTGGCAGATGCATTTGTGAGCAAATATGGGAAATATGCTGGTTGGGCACAAACTCTACTCTTCATTGCTGAATTACCTTCACAAAAGACAATTCTACCACCAAAATTTTGGGCTATTGAGGAGAATAAAGACACTAACATAAAAGCTAGTACAACAG GTAAAGTGGGATATAGCGCAATGGTAGGTGGTAATTGTGAGAACTTATGA
- the LOC100264280 gene encoding N-glycosylase/DNA lyase OGG1 isoform X5 encodes MHSLKLPPTMKRRRPIPQPPSTPPTPTLLKTLVSNSKPTSNSSKKPMILIKTPQTPPPTTPISPKWVPLNIAKSELSLALTFPTGQTFRWKQTTPLQYTGVIGSHLISLKHLQNGDVAYLIHQSPSEENARSALLDFLNVGISLSEMWEVFKASDSRFAELAQYLGGARVLRQDPLECLIQFLCSSNNNIGRITKMVDFVSSLGNYLGSVGGFDFYEFPSLDRLSMVSEEDFREAGFGYRAKYIIGTVKALQSKSGGGIEWLASLREMDLQEVVDALSTLPGVGPKVAACIALFSLDQHHAIPVDTHVWQVKWDIAQW; translated from the exons ATGCACTCACTGAAACTGCCGCCAACAATGAAGAGAAGAAGACCCATTCCACAACCGCCTTCAACCCCTCCAACCCCAACCCTCCTCAAAACCCTAGTTTCCAACAGCAAACCCACTTCAAACTCCTCCAAGAAACCCATGATCCTCATCAAGACCCCACAAACGCCACCACCCACAACCCCAATATCACCCAAATGGGTGCCTCTCAATATTGCCAAATCGGAGCTCTCCCTTGCTCTTACCTTCCCAACTGGCCAAACCTTCAGGTGGAAGCAAACCACCCCTCTTCAGTACACTGGCGTCATTGGATCCCACCTCATCTCCCTCAAACACCTTCAAAACGGCGACGTTGCCTACCTCATTCATCAGAGCCCGTCGGAGGAGAATGCCAGGTCGGCTTTGTTGGATTTTCTCAATGTGGGTATTTCTCTGAGCGAAATGTGGGAGGTGTTCAAGGCTTCGGATTCGAGGTTTGCGGAATTGGCACAATATTTGGGTGGTGCAAGGGTGCTTAGGCAGGACCCACTTGAATGTTTGATTCAGTTTTTGTGTTCATCGAATAACAATATTGGGAGGATTACCAAAATGGTGGATTTTGTTTCGTCGTTGGGAAATTATCTGGGGAGTGTTGGGGGTTTTGATTTTTACGAGTTCCCATCTCTGGATCGGCTATCCATGGTTTCAGAGGAAGATTTTAGAGAGGCTGGCTTCGGTTACAG GGCCAAATACATAATTGGCACTGTCAAAGCTTTGCAGTCAAAGTCTGGTGGAGGCATAGAGTGGCTTGCTTCCCTTCGTGAAATGGACCTTCAAGAGGTGGTTGATGCCCTTTCCACTCTACCTGGTGTTGGTCCCAAGGTGGCAGCATGCATTGCTCTCTTTTCACTGGATCAGCATCATGCCATTCCTGTTGATACGCATGTGTGGCAG GTAAAGTGGGATATAGCGCAATGGTAG